The Amycolatopsis jiangsuensis nucleotide sequence CAGGTAGGACTCCACATAGGTGAAGCCATTGGCGAGGGTGAACGCCAGCTGCGAAATCGGGTTCGCGCCGGCCTCGGCGATGTGATATCCGGAAATCGACACCGAGTAGAAGTTCCGTACACCGTGCTCGATGAACCATTCCTGGATATCGGCCATCATGCGCAGGCTGAATTCGGTGGAGAAAATGCAGGTGTTCTGCCCCTGGTCCTCCTTGAGGATGTCCGCCTGCACGGTCCCGCGCACGTTCTTCAGCGCCCACTCGCGCAGTTCGCCCGCCTCGGCCTCGTCCGGTTCGCGATCGTGCTCGGCGCGGAACTCCGCCAGTTTCTGGTCGATCGCGGTGTTCAGGAAGAACGCGAGAATGGTCGGCGCCGGACCGTTGATCGTCATCGACACCGAGGTGCTCGGCGCGGTGAGATCGAAACCGTCGTAGAGCACCTTCATGTCGTCCAGCGACGCGATGGAGACGCCGGACGTGCCGACCTTGCCGTAGATGTCCGGCCGGGTGGCCGGATCGTGGCCGTAGAGGGTGACCGAGTCGAACGCGGTGGACAGCCGCTTGGCCTCGGAATCGGACGACAGCAGCTTGAACCGGCGGTTGGTGCGGAACGGATCACCCTCGCCGGCGAACATCCGCGCCGGGTCCTCCCCCTCGCGCTTGAACGGGAAAACGCCCGCGGTGTACGGGAAGTAGCCGGGCAGGTTCTCCCGCCGCAGGAACGACAGCAGCTCCCCGGTCTCGGTGTACCGCGGCAGCGCGACCCGGGGGATCCGGTTGCCGGACAAGGTGTCGCGCCACAGCTGGGTGCGCAGCTCGCGGTCGCGGACCTTCACCACCAGCTCCTCGCCGCGGTACTCCTCGGCGAGCGCGTGGAACCGTTCGAGCAGCTTTGTCGACTCGCCGTCCACATCGGACTCGGCGGCGGCGAGCAGGCCGTCCAGCGCGTCCGTGCTCGCGTCCACTTCGGACAGCGCGGTCCTGGCTTCGGCCAGGTGCTCACGCTTGCGGAGCGCCGCGACCTGCTTGCCGGTCTGCGTGTGGTAGTCGCGCACGGTGTCCGCGATCTCCGCGAGGTAGCGCGCGCGGTTGCCCGGGATGACCGTGCTCGCGTCCGTGGACACCTTGCCCGACACCGCGGGCAGCACGCCCGCCGAGACCGAAAGGCCACGTTCGGCGAGCACGTCACGCAGATGCTGGTACAACGCGGTCACGCCGTCGTCGTTGAACTTCGCCGCGCTCGTGCCGTAGACCGGCATGTCCTCCGGGGCGGAACCGAACGCCTCCCGGTTGCGCACCAGCTGGCGGGCGACGTCACGGCGGGCGTCCTCGGCACCGCGGCGCTCGAACTTGTTGATCGCGACGACGTCGGCGAAGTCGAGCATGTCGATCTTCTCCAGCTGTGACGCGGCGCCGAACTCCGGCGTCATCACGTACAGCGATTCGTCGACGTGGTCGACGATGCCGGCGTCACCCTGGCCGATACCGGGGGTCTCCACGATCACCAGGTCGTAGCCGGCGGCCTTGCAGGCGAGGACGGATTCCTGCAGTCCCGCCGGGATCTCGCCGGCGGTGGTGCGGGTGGCCAGCGAGCGGAAGTACACCGGCGAGCCGTCCAGGCAGTTCATCCGGATCCGGTCGCCGAGCAGCGCGCCACCGCCCTTGCGTCGCGACGGGTCCACGGCCAGCACCGCGATCCGCAGCTTGTCCTCCTGGTCGAGGCGGAACCGGCGGATCAGCTCGTCGGTGAGCGAGGACTTGCCGGACCCGCCGGTGCCGGTGATGCCGAGGACCGGCACGGGCCGCTGCTCCGCGGCCTCGGTGATCGCCGCACGCCAGTCGGCGGGCAGGTTCTCCCGCTGCAGCTGCGTGATCACCCGGGCGAGCGCGGGCACCTCACCGGACAGCAGCTTGTCGACCGAGGCGGGCGGCTGCGTGGAAAGATCGCTGTCGCAGGCCTCGATCATCGAGTTGATCATGCCCGGCAGGCCCATCTCGTAGCCGTCCTCGGGCGAGAAGATCCGGGCGACGCCGCGCGAGTGCAGCAGCTCGATCTCCTCGCGCACGATCACGCCGCCCCCGCCGCCGAACACCTTGATGTGCCCGGCCCCGCGTTCGTTCAGCAGCTCGACGAGGTAGCTGAAGTACTCGACGTGCCCGCCCTGGTAGGCGGAAATGGCGACGCCCTGCACGTCCTCGGCGATGGCGGCGGTGGCCACCTCGTCCACCGAACGGTTGTGCCCCAGGTGCACCACCTCGGCGCCTTGGGACTGCAGGATCCGGCGCATGATGTTGATCGAGGCGTCGTGGCCGTCGAACAGGCTCGAGGCCGTGACGAACCGGACCGGGTTCTTCGGACGGTACAGATCGCTGCCGCTCATCCCACCAAAATACTCGGACTTCCTACTATCGGATAGCCAAACTGCAGTGACCGGGATCTCATCGAGCCTTGACACGGACGGCTCGCCCGCGGTGAGGCCACCGTGAGCGAGCTGGCCGCACCGTTCGAAGTGAGCCTGCAGGCGGTGTCGAAACACCTGAAGGTGCTGGAGCAAGCCGGGCTGATCAGCCGCGGACGGACCCGGCAATGGCGCCCGTGCCGGCTCGAACCCGCGCCGCTCGCCGGGATCGCCGGCTGGGTGGCCGAGTACCGGCGGTTCTGGGAGGACAGGTTCGACCGAGTTCCAGGCCTCCGAGGTGGCCACTGACCCCCGCCCCGGCGGCGGGTGGCGAGCCCGGATCCGCAGCGCGGAGTACGGCGTCGACCGCCGGATGGGCGGGGTCTACCGCGAGGTGCGCCCGCCCTCGCGGCTGGTGTTCACCTACCGCTGGGAGGAGCCGGACGACGAGGTGGGCGAGACCGTCGTGACGATCACCTTCGCCGACGCCGACGGCAAGACCGAGATGACCTTCCACCAGGGAAGGTTCCCCGACGAGACGGAGCGCGAAGGCCACCGGTACGGCTGGATGTCGGCCTTCGAGGACCTGGCGGCGGCGCTGGACGCGCCCGGCGACAGTCCCCGTTCACGCTGAACGGCGCCGGGCCACGGGGAAAGTGACCCGGCGCGACGCGGGATCAGTGGGCGTTCGCGTTGCTGCCGGCGTTGGCCGCCCGCAGCGCGATCCACTGCCGCATGGCGTACTCGACCAGCGTGATCAGCGTCTGTTTCGTCGACTCGCGTTCCCGGGCGTCGCACCGGACGATCGGGATGCTCGGGTCGATCGACAGCGCCTCGCGCACGTCGTTGATGTCGTGCTCGAGGACCCCGTCGAAGGTGTTGACGCCGACGATGTAGGGCAGCCCGCGGTCCTCGAAGAAGTCGATCGGCGCGAACGAGTCCGCCAGGCGGCGGGTGTCGGCCAGTACGACCGCACCGATCGCCCCGCGCACCAAGTCGTCCCACATGAACCAGAACCGCTGCTGGCCCGGGGTGCCGAACAGGTACAGGATCAGGTCCGCGTCGAGCGATACGCGGCCGAAGTCCATGGCGACCGTGGTGGTCGTCTTGTTCGGGGTCTGGTCGAGGTTGTCGATGCCGCGGCTCGCGTCGGTCATCATCGCCTCGGTGGTGAGCGGAACGATCTCCGACACCGAGCCCACGAACGTCGTCTTCCCCGCGCCGAAGCCGCCCGCGACCACGATCTTGGCCGATGTCATGGTCGGGGGTGCGGTTTCCCGCGGTGCCTTAAAGCCGACGGAGTCCACTCAAAACCCTTTCCATCAACATCAAGTGTGCTTCGGCGCCGTCCTGGCCCGAGATCGTCCGGTGCACGGTGACCAGGCCCGCGTCGGCGGCGTCGCTGATCAGCACTCTGGCCACCCCCAGCGGCACCCGCAGTGCCGCGGCGATCTCGGCCACCGAACGCGGTGTCCGGCACTCTTCCATGATCGAGACGCTCTCGATCTGCTCCGCGGCCGCCTCGGGGAAGCCCCCCGCGGCGACGTGGTCCTTCGTGGAGATCAGGGTCTCCAGTTCGAGCGCGTAGTTCGCCCGGGTGCGCCCGCCGGTGAGAGCGTACGGGCGCACGATCGACGTCTCCTCGTCCGGGTCCACGCGGTCGACGCGGTCCATGCGGTCCGGCCGGGTGAACGCGGTGGGCACGGAGAACTCGCCGCTCGGCGGTCCGGGATCGAAGAGCCCACCTGGTCTGGGGCCGTCGGAGTCCGTACTGCCCGGTGGAGAGACGAGAGAGGTCACACCATCTCCTAGGTCGGCAGGCGGCGGTGCCGCCTGCGGTTCCGCCGCCGCATGCGCTGCGGGGGCGGGCGGCTCGGGGGGCTGGGTTTCCTTGCCGGTCTTCTTCCGCTTCTTGCGTGAGCGGCCCGAATCGAGGCTGAAGCCGTTGAAGACGTCGGCGATCGTGCCGTCGTCGTCGGCGTCGCGAGCCTCCCCGCGCGGGGGCTCGCCGCCGTCTGGAGGCTCGTCGCCGAACAGTCCGGACCCCTGGCTCATCGCGCCATCATCCCACCGGTTCGCCGATCAGCGAGCCCCCGGCACCCTGCAGCTGCGCACGCAGCTCCGGGGTGAGGATCTGACCGACCCGGTCCACCAGCATGGTCATCTCGTAGGCCACCTGGCCGATGTCGCAGTTGGGTGCGGCGAGGATGGCCAGGCACGACCCGTCGCTGATGGACATCAGCACCATGATGCCGAGCTCCATCTCCACGACGGTCTCGCGTACAGTGCCCGCCTCGAAGCAGCGTGCGGCGCCCTGGGTCAGGCTGACCAGCCCGGAGGCCACGGCCGCGAGCTGGTCGGCCCGGTCGAGCGGCAGCCGGTTGGAGGCGGTGAGCAGCAGCCCGTCGGCCGACACCACGACCGCGTGCGCGACTCCGGGGACCCGCTCGGCGAAGTCGTTCACCAGCCAGCCGAACTGGTTCTGCTGCGGCTGGGCCGCATTCGGCGAGGTCATTCACCCTCCAGTGTTTCGTGGTTCTTCTCGGCGGCCTGCGCGGTGCGGTGGCGGCCGCGCTGGATACCCTGCTGGAAACTGCTCAGGCGGCCACGCACATCGTGCGCGTCGCGGGACGGACGGGGTCGCGCCGCCCCCGAAGGCGGCGGTGCACTACCCGGGAGAAGCTGCTCTCCCCGGCGGCGACGGGGCAATCCTGCCGAAGTGAACGAAGTGGGCGCGGACTGGGACACCGCTTCCACGGTCCGCCAGCCCTCATCCGACCCGAACGTCCACTCCGCGCCGCCCTTTCCTCCCCCGGCAGCCTCGAGCCCGGCCACCGCGGCAGGCACCTGCCCCGGATCGGCCGCGGGCGGCCCGGGCGGCAACTCGGACGCCCCCCGCCGCCGGCTCGGCAACGCCTCCGGCCGCTCCGGACGTCCACCGTCCACCCCGGGCCGGCCCGGCTGGGTGGCGGGCTGTCCGGCCGGGGTGGGCTGTCCGGCCGGGGTGGGCTGTCCGGCCGGGGTGGGCTGTCCGGCCGGGGTGGACGGCGTGGGCTGACCGGCCGGAGTGGACGGACCGCCTTGGCCGAGCTGCGTGGGCTGACCCGGTTGTGCGGGCTGACCCGGTTGCGTCGCCGGACCGGGCTGCGTCGGCTGGCCGGCCTGTGTGGCCGGACCGGCTTGCGTGGCCTGACCAGGCTGGGTGGGCTGTCCGGCCTCGGTGACCGGACCGGCCTGCGTGGGCGCTCCGGCAGCGTCCGGCTGGTCCGGACCACTTGCGTCCGCGATGGTCTGGTCCCGATCACTTGCGACCGGGGCGCCGGAAGCCGGGGCGCCGGCCGTGGGAGTGCTTGCGGCCGGGGCGTTCTCGGTAGATCCGGTCGCAGGCGCATCACTCGCAGCCGGGGCACTCTCGGCCGGGCTACCGGTGTCGGGCGCGGCCGTACCGGCGGCCCACCCGCTCGCACCGGACGTGGCGCTGGTGCCCGCGGACGACTGATCCGCCGGTTCCCGGCGCTCGGCACCGGAACCCGCCACACCAGCACCCGCTCCACGCTGTTCCACCGGATCCGGGCGCACAACACCGGTCTCGGCGACACCAGCACTCGACGCGGCCTGAACCGACGGCTTCGGGCCCTCGATGCCGGACCTGGCGGTCAGGCCGTTCGTCTCCGCGGACTGGGCGTCCGCCGGGGCGGGACGGCCGGAGTGCTCCGCGGACGGGTCGCGACGGTCTGCTTCGGCGGGCCTGCTGCCGTCCGCTGAGCCGGACTGGTCCGGACCAGTTGCCGGGTCGTCCGTGGCGGGGGTCTGACCCCGGTTTCCCATGAACGCGGCCGCGACCCGTGCACGTCCGGTGTCCGGTGGGGGGCTTCCCTCGCCGGCGGTCGGGCGGTGTCCCGCGTCCCCTTCGGAGGACGAACCGTCCTGAGCCGGCGTGAACGCGGACGGGAACCGTGGCGCATCGCCGGCGGGACCGGGCGAAGTGGCACCCGGAGTGCGCCGCGGCATCGCGGCGGGACGGTCCGGGCCGGCAACGCCATCCGGCCCGCCGACGGTGCCCGGGCGGGAAGCTTCCTCTCCGCCCGTAGTGGATCCGGCCGTAGCGGAACCGCCGGTGGTCGAATCAGGCGTGGCCGATCCCCGCTGCAGATCCTGCGCCGGCACGGAACCGGCGCGGTCCGGTTGCTCGCCCGACGCCCCAGATCCAGAATCAGCCTGACCGGCCCGCTCACCCTGCGACGAAGACCCAGCGCCCGCCTGTCCGGACTGCTCGCCCGGGACTGGCCCGGCGCTCGTCTGACCAGACCGCTCGGTCTGTGGGGTGAACACCGATCCGACCGGACCCGGCTGGCCGGCCGGGACGCCGAAGGCTGCCGGTCGCTGTTGCTCGTCCGGCGTGCCGGGTGCGAAGCCCGCCACCGGGTGGGCGGACTGCTCGCCCGGGCTGCCGCCGGAGTCACGGACGTGCTGGCGGCCCCGGTTCACTCCGCGCTGGAAGCTCGTCAGGCGGCCGCGGACGTCGGATGGGTCGCGGACGGGCAGTTCCCGCTCCTGGTCCGGTTCCGGCGCGATCGGTTCCGGGGTCGCGCTGCCGGGCAGCAGCTGCTCACCCTTGCGGCGCCGGGGCAGGCCCGCCTTCGTGAACGCGGTCGGCTCGGACTGGGTGACCGCCTGGACCGTGCGCCAGTTCTCATCGCTGGCGAAGTCCCAGTTGCGCTCGTCCTGCGCGGGCGTGGTGACCGGAGCATCCCCGGCCGCGGCCACCGGCTCCGCCGTCTCGTCCTCAGTGGACGGCGCCGGCGACCGGAACCAGGCCGACAGCATCTCGTCGAAGATCGGCGTGTTCTCGATCGTCGTCTCGGCCGCCGAGGGCGGCGGCACCTCCGGCACCTGCTGCGCCGCCTGGTTCCACCAGTCGCTCAGCGTGGTGCCGTTGGCCGCGGAGAACAGGTCCTTGCCCGAGGGCAGCTCGTCCCGCGGTGGTTCCCCGGACTCCTGCGACGGAGACGACGGAGACGATGCCGGCGGAGCCGGAGACGACGGCCCGGGCACGGGTTCCGGCCGCGGCGGCGGCACGTCCACGACCTGCGGCATCCGCGGCGCGGACGGCGGCGCCGGATCGTCCCGCGGGATCGGGCTGAACAACGCGGTCCCGGAGACCTCCAGATCCGACGGCGGGCGGACACCCTGCTCCGGGGGATAACCCGCGAGGTCGCTCGGCGAAGGCCAGCGCTGGTCGCCGGACGGCAGCATGCCCGGGCGCGGCGAGCCGTTGGCCGGACGCTGCCGGCGCGGCAGGCCACCGGGAGTCGACGGCGGCGCGGGAATGCTCGTGATCGGGCCGGTCTCGGTCATCGAACCGGTCATCACCAGCTCCGGCGGCACCACCACGGTGGCGCGCACCCCGACGATGTCCTTGCCACCGTGCAGTGAGACGCCGATGCGGTGCCGCCCGGCGAGCCGGCCGACGACGAACAGGCCCATCCGCCGCGACGTCGCGAGGTCGACCGAACCCGAGTCGGTGAGGCGGCCATTGGCCTCGAGGACCTCGTGCTCGTTCATGCCGATGCCCTTGTCGAGGATGTCGACGTTGAGGGAGCCGTCCTCGGCGAGCCGCGTCGCGACCGTCACCTGGGTCTCCGGCGCGGAGAACGCGGTCGCGTTGTCGAGCAGCTCCGCGACCAGCCGCTGCACGTCGCTCGCGGCGAACCCGACGATCTTCACCACCGGCGGGTGCTGCACGGAAACCCGTTGGTACTGTTCGATTTCCGAGACCGCGGCACGCAGCACGTCGTGCGCGGTCACCGGCTGCCCGGAACGGCGGCCCGGCTCGGCGCCGGAGAGCACCATCAGGTTCTCGTTGTTGCGCCGCATCCGGGTGGCGAGGTGGTCGAGCTGGAACAGCGTGGCCAGCTGGTCGGCGTCCTCCTCGTCGCGCTCCAGCCGCTCGATCAGCTGCAGCTGCCGCTGCACGAGGCTCTGGCTGCGCCGCGACAGGTTCACGAACACACTGCTGTACCCGGCACGCATCGCGGCCTGCTCGGTCGCGAGCCGCAGCGCCTGGCTGTGCACCTTCTCGAAGGCGCGCGCCACCTCACCGACCTCGTCGTGCACCTGCACCGGGACCGGCTCGACCTCGACGCTCTGCGCGCGGCCCTCCTGGATGTTGCGCACCGCGTCCGGCAGGTCCTTTTCGGCCACGTCGAGCGCGCTGCGCCGCAGTGTCTTCAGTGAACGCAGCAGCTGCCGGGTGATCACGAACACGACCGCGGCGGCCGCGGCGAGCGCGGCGAACAGCAGCACGGCGAGCAGGCCGGCACTGCTGCTGGCGTCCTCCACCAGCGCCGCGGACGCCGCGGTGAGGTCGGTGGCCATCCGGTTGCCGACCTCGTTCAGCTGTCCGGTGACGGCGTTCGCAGCGGCGTTCCACTCCTGTGCGGACAGCCCGCGGAGCGCGGCGTCACTCGAAGCGCCCTGCTGCCCGAGCACGGTGCCGACCATCCGCTTCAGGTCATAGGACGTGTCCGGCTTGAGTGTGCTGTCGAGGTCCTGCCGCTGGGGCGCGGTGGCCGCGGCGGTGAAGTCGGCGATGCGGTCGTCGTAGCGCAGCTGCGCGTCGCGTACGTTGCTCAGCTCTTGCGGAGTCAGCGAACCGTCGTCGATGCCGTAGGCCACGATCGCCTGCGTGACCGAGGTCTGTTCCTTCGCGGCTTCGAGATCGTGCAGTGCGCTCGGGGTGCTGCCGAGAGCGTCCGCGCTGGCGCCCGCCGCCACCGCGGTGTCCGCGCCGATCAGCGCCGCGGTCACCGCGTTGTAGTCGCTGACCGCCTCGGCCGCGTGCAGCAGCCCGGCGCCGACCTGCTGGCGGATCACGGCGATCTCGTTGACCTGCGCGGTCGCCGAGTTCACCGCGCCGGACACGCTGGAGCCGTCGGCACCCGCGCGGGTGGCCGCCTCGGTGAACGGGCCGATGGCGGCGTCGGTGGCGTCACGCGCGGACTTCAGCTCGGGTGTGACCCCCGAGGCGCCCGCGCTCAGCTGCGCGGCGGTCAGGGTGCGCTCACGTTGCAGCCCGTCGGTGAGCGCACGCAGCTGCGTGCTGAGCGCGACGAGCCGGTCGATCCGCTGGTAGTCGCTGGACCGCGACACCTGACCCACGATCGCGGTGATACCCAGTACCAGCGCGAGCACGATGGGGACCAGCGTGACGGCGGACAGCTTGACCGGCAGGCTCCAGTCCCGCCAGCGCATCGCCGCCCGCCAGCCGGACGACCCGCGCGGCCGCCGCGGCGGGCGGCCGAGCAGTTTCTCCACAGGCACTTGGCCTTCTCCTGCAACGGTCACGAAAGTGACTCCCTGTCCGGCGTCGTGGCTGCCCGCCGACGGCACCCGGCGCTACGGGTGCGGTCCACGGCGTTCCGCCGATCCGCGCGATCGACCGGCCCCAGGCCCGCACGTGCGGATCCGGCGCGGCACCGGAAGCCGGCCGGCTTCCCGGGACTCTGCACGTGCACGGCGCAACTTGCGTACTGCACGGCTGCGGTCGAGATCAACTTGACGGTGCCTTATCTATCGCTGCGGTCAGCTGGGCCAAAGAATCGTACACCAATCCGGCGGAACCTTATTGTCTTCCGCGGCGCGCGGCTGACCTGGGAAAATGGCCGGAACCGGCGGGAGTGCGCCGTGGAGTTTCCGGTCGCGGACGCGAAGAGGGAATTTCGGTTACCGCTTGCGCCGGACCGGACGGTCCTCCGGTCACCCGATCAGCCCACGGAGGGTAGCCGAAACCCGGACCAGGCCTACGCTGCGTGCCCCCATCGGGTGGATCAACCCCGAAGATGAACCCGATGTTGTGGAGATGCAGCGACTCGCCGCCCGACCCGGTGATTTCTTTCGGCCTGCCGGCTCCGTCCGGCAATCGTCCCCCGACGGTCCGCCGGCCTCCGGACGAGGCAGCCCGCGCTCACTACCCGGGGTCACTGCCGAGGCAGTCGGAGCAGCGTTCGCCCCGCCATTTGCCGCAACCGCTCCGCGGGGCGGCAACACCCCGTCACATCGCCACTCACTATTCCGAGTGATCGAACCGTGATCTTCCGGAAAACGTCCCGCACCGGTATTTTCCAGCCGAAATCGAATTCCCCGCGGGCCTCCCGGAACCGGCTTTTCCCCACTCTCGGGGCATCGTTAGTATGGCCGCCTCCCCGTCCGCAAGGGCGATCCGGGTGCCATCCGAACGAGGCCCGGTCCCGTCCGACCCCGACCACGGGCGCAAGTTGCCGGAGGCTCTCCCATGCACAACGTCGCGCGCACCCCCGCGCCGGCCACCCCGCTCGAGGAAACCGGCCGGATGCCGGCGCTGTTCGACCGCGACGGCAGCACGCCCACCGAACCCGAGGCGGCCCCGCAGGGACCGGACTACGACCTGATCCAGCGCAGCCCGGAGTTCCGCACGCTGCGCACGCGGTTCCGCCGCTTCGTGTTCCCGATGAGCGTGGCGTTCCTCCTCTGGTACCTGCTCTACGTGGTGCTGGCCGCGTACGCGACCGACTTCATGGCCACGCCGGTGTTCGGCCTGGTCAACGTCGGCATGCTGCTGGGTCTCGCACAGTTCGTGACCACCGCGCTCATCACCTGGCTCTACACCCGCTTCGCGGAGCGCCAGATCGACCCCCGCGTCGCCGAGCTGCGGGAACGGGCCGCCGTGACGGAAGGAAAGCCCCTGTGACCACCACCCTGGCCGCCGGCACGGAGGCGAACAACCCGGTGGTGAACATCGCGGTGTTCGCGGTGTTCGTCGCGATCACCCTGTTCGTCGTCTACCGCGCGGGCAACCGCCGTTCCTCCACCTCCGGCTACTACACCGCCGACAGCGCCTTCTCCGGACGGCAGAACGGCGTCGCGCTCTCCGGTGACTTCCTGTCCGCCGCCTCGTTCCTCGGCATCGCCGGCGCGATCGCGATGCACGGCTACGACGGCTTCCTCTACTCCATCGGCTTCCTCGTCGCCTGGCTCGTCGACCTGCTGCTGATCGCCGAACTGCTGCGCAACACCGGCCGGTTCACCATGGGCGACGTGCTGAGCTTCCGGATGCAGCAGCGTCCGGTGCGGGCCGCGTCGGCGACCTCGACGCTGGTCATCTCGTTCTTCTACATGCTCGCTCAGATGGCCGGCGCGGGCGGGCTGATCGCCCTGCTGCTGGACGTGCACTCGAAACTCGGCCAGAGCCTGGTGATCGTGGTGGTCGGCCTGGTGATGGTCTGCTACGTGCTGATCGGCGGCATGAAGGGCACCACCTGGGTGCAGATCATCAAGGCCAGCATCCTGCTCATCGCGAGTGCCCTGATCACGGTGTTCCTGCTCGGCAAGTTCGGCTTCAGCTTCTCGAACCTGCTCTCCGCGGCCACCGACCGCAGCCCGATGGGCAAGCAGCTGCTGGAGCCGGGCGGAGCCTACGGCAAGGACGGCACCACGAAACTCGACTTCGTCTCGCTGTCGCTCGCGCTGGTGCTGGGCATCGCCTCGCTGCCGCACGTGCTGATGCGTTTCTACACGGTGCCGAACGCTTCGGAGGCCCGCCGTTCGGTGGTGTGGGCGACGGTGTGCATGTTCGTCTTCTACCTGTGCACGCTGGTGATCGGCTTCGGCGCGGCCGCACTGGTCGGTTCGGATGAGATCAAGGCGGCGCCCGGCGGCGAGAACTCCGCGGCCCCGCTGCTGGCCCTGCACATCGGCGGGACGGTGCTGCTCGGCATCATCTCGGCGGTCGCGTTCGCGACCATCCTGGCCGTGGTGGCCGGCCTGACGATCACCGCGTCGGCCTCGTTCGCGCACGACGTGTACGCGAACATCTTCAAGAAGGGCAAGGCGGAGCCGCGCGACGAGGTGCGGGTGGCCCGGCTGACCGCGGTCGTGATCGGGGTGCTGGCCATCCTCGGCGGGATCCTGGCGAACGGCCAGAACGTGGCCTTCCTGGTCGCGCTCGCGCTCGCGGTGGCGGCCTCGGCGAACCTGTGCACCCTGCTGTACTCGCTGTTCTGGAAGCGGTTCAACACCACCGGAACGCTCTGGAGCATCTACGGCGGGCTCGGCGCGTGCGTGCTGCTGGTGCTCTTCTCCCCGGTCGTGTCGGGGGCGCCGGACGCGATCTTCCCGCACGTGGACTTCCACTGGTTCCCGCTGAAGAACCCGGGCCTGGTGTCGATCCCGTTCTCGTTCCTGTGCGGTGCGATCGGCACGTTCGCCGGCCGCTCGAAGGCGGACCCGGCAAAGCACGCGGAGATGGAGGTCCGCTCGCTGACCGGCATCGGCTCCGACACCTGAGCACACGCGCGGCCTCGGCTGTCATCCCCCGGCCGAGGCCGCCGCGGTGTGCGGTGTGGTGCTGCCGGAGCGTCTCAGAAGATGTCCCGGCCTGCCGGGACTCGGTGCGACACCCGGCGTTCGACCAGGAACGACACGAACGGAATGCATCCGGCCAGCAGGACCAGCACGGTGCTCTTGATCGACCAGCGGGTCTTGATCGCCAGGTCGATGGTGAGGACCAGGTAGATCATGTACAGCACGCCGTGGATCGGCGAGTACACCGCGGCCGGGGTCGCGTTGTCGAAGCCGTACTCGATGACGAGGGTCACGCAGAGCGCGAGCAGGCCGAGGCCGGTCACGTAGGCGGCGACGCGGAACCGGGTCAGCGCACCGGTCACCTTCGCGGAGCGGGCCGGGGCGGCGCCTTCGGTGCTGGTCGTCATGGGAGCGTCCTCATTTCCGCGGGCGTTCAGGACTGCTGGTCGCGAGCGTGGAGCTCGCGCAGGTAACGGTTGTAGGCGGCGAGTTCGTCGTCCTCGTCGGCCGGCGGCGGGGTCGCGCGCCGCGGGGCGGGAACGGTCACCGCGGCCGGCGCGGGAACGCCGGCGTCGGCCGGTTCGGCCTCTTCCTGCGCGCGCAGCTTCCGGATGCGCCAGAACATGAACGCCGGGAACAGCCCGAACAGCGGCCACTGCAACACGTATCCGAGGTTCTGGAAGGTGCCGCTGGCGGACATGAACCGGTCCCACTGCCACCAGGCCAGCCCGCAGCACAGCGCAAGACTCACCACACACGTGGCGGCGATCGCGAGCCGCCGCCCGAGCGGGGACGCGGCCGGGCCGGGTTCTGCTGACACGGCTTCGACGCTAGCACTGGCCGCTCTCCCGTTCCCTGAGAGGCGGCTCAGCTGTGACGCACCACCGTCAGCCGGCCCGGACCCGCTGCGCGGACTTCGCGTAGCCGTCGGCCAGGCCGAAGACCTTCTGTGCGTACTCGGTCGAGTTGTTGTACGACAGGATGCCCGACCACCAGCCGGACGGGCCGGCCATGTCGCGCCCGCCCGCGCACAGGTACCGCGCCGCGGCCAGCGCCGCGTCGTCGATCTGCTGCGGGTCGCCCATCCCGTCGCCGCTGCCGTCGGACGCCCACTTCGCCCAGGTGCTCGGGATGAACTGCATCGGGCCGACCGCCCGGTCG carries:
- a CDS encoding solute symporter family protein, whose product is MTTTLAAGTEANNPVVNIAVFAVFVAITLFVVYRAGNRRSSTSGYYTADSAFSGRQNGVALSGDFLSAASFLGIAGAIAMHGYDGFLYSIGFLVAWLVDLLLIAELLRNTGRFTMGDVLSFRMQQRPVRAASATSTLVISFFYMLAQMAGAGGLIALLLDVHSKLGQSLVIVVVGLVMVCYVLIGGMKGTTWVQIIKASILLIASALITVFLLGKFGFSFSNLLSAATDRSPMGKQLLEPGGAYGKDGTTKLDFVSLSLALVLGIASLPHVLMRFYTVPNASEARRSVVWATVCMFVFYLCTLVIGFGAAALVGSDEIKAAPGGENSAAPLLALHIGGTVLLGIISAVAFATILAVVAGLTITASASFAHDVYANIFKKGKAEPRDEVRVARLTAVVIGVLAILGGILANGQNVAFLVALALAVAASANLCTLLYSLFWKRFNTTGTLWSIYGGLGACVLLVLFSPVVSGAPDAIFPHVDFHWFPLKNPGLVSIPFSFLCGAIGTFAGRSKADPAKHAEMEVRSLTGIGSDT
- a CDS encoding DUF3817 domain-containing protein; this encodes MTTSTEGAAPARSAKVTGALTRFRVAAYVTGLGLLALCVTLVIEYGFDNATPAAVYSPIHGVLYMIYLVLTIDLAIKTRWSIKSTVLVLLAGCIPFVSFLVERRVSHRVPAGRDIF